A genomic segment from Janthinobacterium sp. 64 encodes:
- a CDS encoding Mpo1 family 2-hydroxy fatty acid dioxygenase, with protein MRTIDTLLAQYGESHRNHVNEWVHIVCVPLIVFSLLGLLWSAHPSVALLGSILALYYYYKLSRPFAAGMLLMLAAMLGLLQLMPALTILPVSLALFVLAWIGQFIGHQIEGKKPSFFDDVRFLLVGPLFVLGFLYRRLRLAY; from the coding sequence ATGCGCACCATCGACACCCTGCTGGCCCAGTATGGCGAAAGCCACCGCAACCACGTCAATGAATGGGTGCACATCGTGTGCGTGCCGCTGATCGTGTTCAGTCTGCTGGGGCTGCTGTGGAGCGCGCATCCCAGCGTGGCGCTGCTCGGCAGTATTCTCGCCTTATACTATTATTACAAGCTGTCGCGTCCGTTTGCCGCAGGCATGCTGCTGATGCTGGCCGCCATGCTGGGCCTGCTGCAGCTCATGCCGGCGCTGACCATCCTGCCCGTGTCGCTGGCGCTGTTCGTGCTGGCTTGGATCGGCCAGTTCATCGGCCACCAGATCGAAGGCAAGAAACCGTCATTCTTCGACGACGTGCGCTTTTTACTGGTGGGTCCGCTGTTCGTGCTGGGATTCTTGTACCGGCGCCTGCGGCTGGCGTATTGA
- a CDS encoding glycine zipper 2TM domain-containing protein encodes MKAPIIAVALLATLAGCAVQPNSANVYNARQAQNEQSVRMGTVESVRQVSIDKGETGTGVLAGAALGGVAGSAVGGGKGAIAASILGAVAGGMAGKSIEANASNKPGLEITVRLDNGDMRAIVQDADELFRPGERVRLLSDGRKTRVTH; translated from the coding sequence ATGAAAGCACCAATTATTGCAGTGGCATTGCTCGCCACCCTGGCCGGCTGCGCCGTACAACCGAACTCGGCGAATGTCTACAACGCGCGCCAGGCGCAGAATGAACAATCGGTTCGCATGGGTACAGTTGAATCCGTGCGCCAGGTAAGCATCGACAAGGGCGAAACGGGCACGGGCGTGCTGGCTGGCGCGGCACTGGGCGGCGTCGCCGGTTCCGCAGTCGGCGGCGGCAAGGGCGCCATCGCTGCCAGCATCCTCGGCGCGGTTGCCGGCGGCATGGCCGGCAAGAGCATCGAAGCGAATGCCTCGAACAAGCCCGGCCTGGAAATCACCGTGCGCCTGGACAATGGCGACATGCGCGCCATCGTGCAAGACGCGGACGAGCTGTTCCGCCCGGGCGAGCGCGTGCGCCTGCTGTCCGATGGCCGCAAGACCCGCGTCACGCACTGA